One Elephas maximus indicus isolate mEleMax1 chromosome X, mEleMax1 primary haplotype, whole genome shotgun sequence DNA segment encodes these proteins:
- the TMSB4X gene encoding thymosin beta-4, with protein MSDKPDMAEIEKFDKSKLKKTETQEKNPLPSKETIEQEKQAGES; from the exons ATGTCTGACAAACCCGATATGGCTGAGATTGAGAAATTCGATAAGTCGAAATTGAAGAAGACAGAAACGCAAGAGaaaaatccactgccttcaaAAGAAA CGATCGAACAGGAGAAGCAAGCGGGCGAATCGTAA